In Cydia fagiglandana chromosome 23, ilCydFagi1.1, whole genome shotgun sequence, the genomic window GTagcttatttacattatttggTACTGGTGCATTTAGAATGGCACTTACTTTAGCGGGTGACTTTTTTAACCCCTCTTTGCTGATTACATAGCCTAAATATTCCACTTCATCCTTAAAAAACTCGCATTTAGTTTTTTGAAGTGTTAACCCGGCGTCCTGCAAACGTTTTAAAACCGCATTTAATCTAGCCAAATGCTCAGTCTTATCACTACCGGTTATTAAAACATCGTCCAACATACATAGGACGCCCTCCATACCGGCTAAAACCCCTTCCATAACCCTTTGAAATATCGCTGGGGCGCTAGTCAGGCCAAACACGAGACGTGTATATAAAAACAACCCTCTATGTGTATTAATACACGTAACTTTTTGTGATTCGTCATCTAAAACACACTGCGCATACGCTTGAGAAAGGTCTAACTTAGAGAACTGTTGACCTCCGTGCAACCTAGCGAACAACTCATGGGCGGTGGGCAACGGGTATTGTTCCACTATTAACTGTTTGTTGATAGACACTGAGTAGTCCGCACACAGGCGCAGCGACCCGTCTCGCTTCAACACGGGCACAATGGGGGATGCATATAACGAATGTTCAACCGGTTTTAATATGCCTACGCTAACCAGCCGGTCCAACTCCTTATCAATCTTATCGCGTAAAGCAAAAGCCACTGGTcgcgctttaaaaaaaacaggttGATGATCATTCATTAATTTGAGTTttactttatatttattaaacgtTCCCAGCTTGTCTGAGAAAACCGATGGAAATTTTGAATGCAACTCATCCATAAAGTTAGTTGATTGTTCACAGAAATTAACCTGTACTAATTCTAAATTATTTTGCGATATAAAATCCCTACCTAACAAGGGCTCTGCCCCGCCGCGAATCACGTGCACATTTAATACATTAGTTTTGCCTGCATACGTAAATGGTAACCGCACGATCCCTAAGCAATGCATTTTATCACCCGAATAAGATACCAAGCTCTTATGGGTTTTAGACAATGCCACATCtttaaaactatttaaataCGTTTGCTCGGATATTGCGGTCACCGCTGAGCCAGTGTCGACCTCAAACTTCATTGGCACTCCATGAACATGAACCTGCGTCGTCATAGGCTCGCCTGATGATGAGCGAATATTATAGCAATGGCACTCACCGTCATCGCCGTCATCGTCCCCGCAGACCTCACTTACGTAATTAATTTTTTTGCACATACGGCGCAAATGACCTTTAACATTACATTTTCGACACTTATGGTTAGCAAAACGACACTTTTCGGCCGTGTGATTGTTAAAACCACAAACGGAACACAACACTTTAGCACTTTTTTGATCTTTCGATGCAATCTTGAACATTTGATTAGCGCTCGACGGCTCCTGCCCGGTTACCGTGGTTGCCCCTGCGCGGGCACAACGTCTGCTTTCTGCCAGTTCTACCGCCTTAGAAAGAGTCAAATCAGCTGGTTTCTGAGCGAATAATTTTTCTCGCTCCGATCCTGGAAGCATTCCCATTACAAATCTGTCTCTCAATGCTTCCTCCACGTTTAGAAACCCGCATTCTGCCGTTAGGCCGCGAAGTCTTGCCGCATATTGGGGGTAGGTCTCCCCTTCATTTTGCACCGccgaataaaatttaaatctctcGTGAAATCCACAAGTTGTTGGTGTAAAATGACGGTCCAAAAGCGAACATATGTCGGCAAATGGAACAACTTGGAGATCTTTCGGCAATGCCAAATCTGATGCCAACTTGTAAGTGGCATCGCTGAGTGCGCTCAGCAAAACTGCCCGTCGCTTCGTTCCGGTCGCGTCACTTTGTTCATCGATGCCATTAGCTATGAACCACTGTTGTATACGCGCTTTGTACACTTTCCACGTTTGTGTGTTGTGGTCAAAATTCGTCAAAATCCCGATTTGAGACGAATTCATGTCGGCCACTAGTCACTTTTTTGAACACGCGGGTAGATCGTCGCCACTGTTAGATATCGGAACGGGACGAGTGAAACGAAGGCTGCTCAGATACGCACTGACATTTATTCGCAATGATACCTTATTATAAGTACATGCATACAGTAGCATATGTAAcatccagtaactgatcaatccagtaactgattaatccagtaactcattaatccaataactcactaatccagtaactcattaatccg contains:
- the LOC134675846 gene encoding uncharacterized protein LOC134675846; amino-acid sequence: MNSSQIGILTNFDHNTQTWKVYKARIQQWFIANGIDEQSDATGTKRRAVLLSALSDATYKLASDLALPKDLQVVPFADICSLLDRHFTPTTCGFHERFKFYSAVQNEGETYPQYAARLRGLTAECGFLNVEEALRDRFVMGMLPGSEREKLFAQKPADLTLSKAVELAESRRCARAGATTVTGQEPSSANQMFKIASKDQKSAKVLCSVCGFNNHTAEKCRFANHKCRKCNVKGHLRRMCKKINYVSEVCGDDDGDDVFTE